A genomic window from Thunnus thynnus chromosome 12, fThuThy2.1, whole genome shotgun sequence includes:
- the LOC137194139 gene encoding dehydrogenase/reductase SDR family member 12-like: protein MSMYRNAVWFLNGIHQYTRKGYEIASKDFEPQDLNVSVVGRSFMVTGANSGIGRATAMAIAKKGGRVHMVCRNKDKAEEARAEIVSESGNTEVYAHILDLSETRKVWEFAEAFKKQYPSLNVLINNAGCMVHKREVNDEKLEQNFATNTMGVYILTQSLIPFLQKSRDPRVITVSSGGMLVQKLQVDDLQSEKGYFDGVMVYAQNKRQQVVLTQEWAKANPVIHFSVMHPGWVDTPAVSTSMPQFHQMMGERLRTVEQGADTVVWLALSRAAARTRSGQFFQDRKPVPTHLPLAWTHSSTKEIQTFMAKLENMAEAVKPQPDTELNGPLGPYRPQVA from the exons ATGTCTATGTATCGAAATGCCGTCTGGTTTCTGAACGGAATCCATCAGTATACAAG GAAGGGATATGAAATAGCGTCTAAAGACTTTGAGCCCCAGGATCTCAATGTGTCCGTTGTGGGAAGGTCTTTTATGGTCACTGGAGCCAACAGTGGAATTGGCAGAGCGACTGCCATGGCTATAGCCAAGAAAG GTGGGAGAGTCCACATGGTCTGCAGGAACAAAGATAAAGCCGAAGAGGCCAGGGCAGAAATTGTCAGTGAGTCGGGGAATacg GAGGTGTACGCCCATATTTTGGACCTGTCAGAGACACGCAAAGTCTGGGAGTTTGCTGAGGCCTTCAAGAAGCAGTATCCATCCTTGAATGTGTTG ATAAACAATGCAGGGTGTATGGTGCACAAGAGAGAGGTGAACGATGAGAAGCTGGAGCAGAACTTCGCCACCAACACTATGG GGGTGTACATCCTCACCCAAAGTCTCATACCGTTTCTACAGAAGAGCCGGGATCCCAGGGTG ATCACTGTGTCCTCAGGAGGCATGCTGGTCCAGAAACTCCAAGTTGATGACTTACAGTCAGAGAAGGGCTACTTTGATGGTGTCATGGTGTACGCCCAGAACAAG AGACAGCAGGTGGTGCTGACACAAGAGTGGGCCAAAGCAAACCCTGTCATTCACTTCTCTGTGATGCATCCAGGCTGGGTAGATACACCAG CTGTTTCCACATCAATGCCTCAGTTCCACCAGATGATGGGAGAGAGGCTGCGCACTGTGGAGCAGGGAGCCGACACTGTGGTGTGGTTGGCCTTGTCCAGAGCTGCTGCCAGAACACGCAGCGGGCAGTTCTTTCAAG ATCGTAAGCCTGTTCCTACCCACCTGCCTCTGGCTTGGACTCACAGTTCTACTAAAGAGATTCAGACTTTCATGGCTAAACTGGAGAATATGGCCGAAGCTGTTAAGCCACAACCTGACACAGAGCTCAATGGTCCCCTGGGTCCTTACAGACCTCAGGTTGCCTAA
- the ap1s3b gene encoding AP-1 complex subunit sigma-3b isoform X1: MMRFLLLFSRQGKLRLQKWFTPISEREKKKIIRDMTTMVLARQPRSCNFLHWKDLKIIYKRYASLYFCLGVENQENELLALEVIHRYVELLDKYFGNVCELDIIFNFEKAYFILDEFLMGGEIQETSKQMVNRAIEASDMLQEDDNSEWYEVELFG, from the exons ATG ATGCGtttcctgctgctcttcagtcGCCAGGGGAAACTGCGTCTGCAGAAGTGGTTTACACCCATATCGGAAcgtgagaagaagaagataatCAGGGACATGACCACCATGGTGTTGGCAAGACAACCACGCTCCTGTAACTTCCTGCACTGGAAAGACCTTAAGATTATTTACAAGAG ATATGCAAGCTTGTATTTCTGCTTGGGTGTAGAGAACCAGGAGAATGAGCTGTTAGCCTTGGAGGTTATTCATCGCTACGTGGAGCTGCTGGACAAATACTTTGGCAAT GTGTGTGAGCTGGACATAATCTTTAACTTTGAGAAGGCCTATTTTATTCTGGATGAGTTCCTAATGGGAGGGGAAATACAGGAAACCTCCAAACAGATGGTGAATCGCGCCATCGAAGCCTCAGACATGTTACAGGAG GATGACAACAGTGAGTGGTATGAGGTGGAGCTGTTTGGATGA
- the ap1s3b gene encoding AP-1 complex subunit sigma-3b isoform X3 translates to MMRFLLLFSRQGKLRLQKWFTPISEREKKKIIRDMTTMVLARQPRSCNFLHWKDLKIIYKRYASLYFCLGVENQENELLALEVIHRYVELLDKYFGNVCELDIIFNFEKAYFILDEFLMGGEIQETSKQMVNRAIEASDMLQERYCE, encoded by the exons ATG ATGCGtttcctgctgctcttcagtcGCCAGGGGAAACTGCGTCTGCAGAAGTGGTTTACACCCATATCGGAAcgtgagaagaagaagataatCAGGGACATGACCACCATGGTGTTGGCAAGACAACCACGCTCCTGTAACTTCCTGCACTGGAAAGACCTTAAGATTATTTACAAGAG ATATGCAAGCTTGTATTTCTGCTTGGGTGTAGAGAACCAGGAGAATGAGCTGTTAGCCTTGGAGGTTATTCATCGCTACGTGGAGCTGCTGGACAAATACTTTGGCAAT GTGTGTGAGCTGGACATAATCTTTAACTTTGAGAAGGCCTATTTTATTCTGGATGAGTTCCTAATGGGAGGGGAAATACAGGAAACCTCCAAACAGATGGTGAATCGCGCCATCGAAGCCTCAGACATGTTACAGGAG CGTTATTGCGAGTGA
- the ap1s3b gene encoding AP-1 complex subunit sigma-3b isoform X2, producing MMRFLLLFSRQGKLRLQKWFTPISEREKKKIIRDMTTMVLARQPRSCNFLHWKDLKIIYKRYASLYFCLGVENQENELLALEVIHRYVELLDKYFGNVCELDIIFNFEKAYFILDEFLMGGEIQETSKQMVNRAIEASDMLQETMEEYMSKPAF from the exons ATG ATGCGtttcctgctgctcttcagtcGCCAGGGGAAACTGCGTCTGCAGAAGTGGTTTACACCCATATCGGAAcgtgagaagaagaagataatCAGGGACATGACCACCATGGTGTTGGCAAGACAACCACGCTCCTGTAACTTCCTGCACTGGAAAGACCTTAAGATTATTTACAAGAG ATATGCAAGCTTGTATTTCTGCTTGGGTGTAGAGAACCAGGAGAATGAGCTGTTAGCCTTGGAGGTTATTCATCGCTACGTGGAGCTGCTGGACAAATACTTTGGCAAT GTGTGTGAGCTGGACATAATCTTTAACTTTGAGAAGGCCTATTTTATTCTGGATGAGTTCCTAATGGGAGGGGAAATACAGGAAACCTCCAAACAGATGGTGAATCGCGCCATCGAAGCCTCAGACATGTTACAGGAG acCATGGAGGAGTATATGAGCAAACCTGCATTTTAA
- the scg2b gene encoding secretogranin-2b isoform X1 gives MSSNTLPIMLHFHHKLPAGGAVVLLAFLLHGCAVQAASLPRHYRLRGGDSEGQPAAYPPSSDMIKALEYIENLKQRNGGRPEPVDYDEVDKFRVLLQLASQQDEGPGDRQPSPGIQRQDITAEQLMKALLKSLQDQAGKDAKVIPASAPRNDRRTHRHRTKDTEIPESAAPVDYGNFPRPHKKYPLMFEDEENTDASKRATEDLDEQYTPQSLANLRSIFEELGRMPTATGQKRGVFGDDDDEDEDAFSLRNPAYEDVAGGEEWVPVEEREETEEMVNGSHEEMDRALGEQEEAEREEMQRRANQNQEDADDDTKLVDYYLLKVLEMSDQTQKRDKTGEQRKRLIRPSIVDPRTVKELLELSLKLHVPPQDLIDMLLTEELRKLHRNPQGSARYTTGQTPKIRYFSRRLPLKSKPAPEDMDREDFLDIIGVETISNEYPVMQRPLKTSPSSDRIPVASNPAANPGPVKIPPPSGRRENLFLSELNKMPLKRQTDGGDDEDDDGDVEDEVTTYLAAKILTEYPNTITKRDTQAQLKGQFPYELYERAMKDYLGQADTDKRPVAKRETEVATEKVNPTEMQGKEEITAKTSAPQTVIEEEEGHRENTVAGM, from the exons ATGTCGA GTAATACATTGCCTATAATGCTGCATTTCCACCACAAGTTGCCCGCGGGGGGAGCCGTGGTCCTGCTCGCCTTCCTCCTCCATGGATGCGCCGTGCAGGCTGCGTCTCTCCCCCGCCACTACAGGCTCCGAGGCGGGGATAGTGAGGGGCAGCCGGCTGCCTACCCACCCAGCTCCGACATGATCAAAGCCCTGGAGTACATTGAAAACCTGAAGCAGCGGAACGGGGGCCGGCCTGAACCCGTGGATTACGACGAAGTGGACAAGTTCAGGGTCCTGCTTCAGCTCGCCTCGCAGCAGGACGAGGGTCCCGGGGACCGTCAGCCTTCCCCCGGCATACAGAGGCAGGACATTACCGCTGAGCAGCTGATGAAAGCCCTGCTAAAGTCTCTCCAGGATCAGGCCGGGAAAGACGCGAAAGTCATCCCCGCATCGGCGCCCAGGAACGACCGCCGCACGCACAGGCACCGCACCAAAGACACTGAAATCCCCGAGAGCGCCGCACCGGTAGACTACGGTAATTTCCCCAGACCCCACAAGAAATACCCGCTGATGTTTGAGGACGAGGAGAATACGGACGCTTCCAAACGGGCCACAGAGGACCTGGACGAGCAGTATACACCCCAGAGCCTTGCCAATTTACGCTCCATCTTTGAAGAGCTTGGGAGGATGCCCACCGCCACCGGCCAGAAGAGAGGCGTGTTCGGGGACGACGATGACGAGGATGAGGACGCCTTTAGCCTAAGAAACCCGGCCTACGAGGATGTGGCCGGAGGAGAGGAGTGGGTCCCcgtggaggagagggaggagacggAGGAGATGGTCAACGGGAGCCATGAGGAAATGGACAGGGCGCTCGGTGAGCAGGAGGAAGCTGAGAGGGAGGAAATGCAACGCCGGGCGAACCAGAACCAAGAAGACGCTGATGATGACACTAAACTGGTAGATTACTACCTGTTGAAGGTCCTCGAGATGAGCGACCAGACGCAGAAGAGGGACAAGACCGGAGAGCAAAGAAAGAGACTGATCCGCCCCTCCATTGTGGATCCTCGGACAGTGAAGGAGTTGCTAGAGCTCTCCCTGAAGCTCCACGTCCCACCACAGGACCTTATCGACATGCTGCTCACAGAGGAGCTCAGAAAGCTCCACCGCAACCCCCAAGGCTCTGCTCGCTACACGACCGGCCAGACACCCAAGATCAGGTACTTCAGCCGCAGACTGCCGCTGAAGAGCAAGCCCGCCCCCGAGGATATGGACAGAGAGGACTTTCTGGACATCATCGGCGTGGAGACTATCAGTAACGAGTACCCGGTGATGCAGAGACCCCTGAAGACTTCTCCTTCCTCGGACAGGATCCCAGTGGCGTCCAACCCTGCCGCAAATCCAGGACCAGTTAAAATCCCCCCTCCCTCCGGGCGCAGGGAGAACCTCTTTTTATCCGAGCTCAACAAGATGCCCCTGAAACGCCAGACTGACGGCGGGGATGACGAGGATGACGACGGCGACGTGGAAGACGAGGTGACGACCTACCTGGCGGCCAAAATCCTCACAGAGTACCCCAACACCATCACCAAGAGGGACACCCAGGCGCAGCTGAAGGGACAGTTCCCATACGAGCTGTACGAGCGAGCCATGAAGGACTACTTGGGGCAAGCGGACACTGACAAAAGGCCAGTAGCCAAGAGGGAAACCGAAGTGGCCACAGAGAAAGTAAATCCCACAGAGATGCAAGGGAAAGAGGAGATCACGGCCAAGACCTCAGCTCCACAGACCGTgattgaggaagaggaggggcaCCGTGAAAACACAGTGGCAGGGATGTAG
- the scg2b gene encoding secretogranin-2b isoform X2, whose amino-acid sequence MLHFHHKLPAGGAVVLLAFLLHGCAVQAASLPRHYRLRGGDSEGQPAAYPPSSDMIKALEYIENLKQRNGGRPEPVDYDEVDKFRVLLQLASQQDEGPGDRQPSPGIQRQDITAEQLMKALLKSLQDQAGKDAKVIPASAPRNDRRTHRHRTKDTEIPESAAPVDYGNFPRPHKKYPLMFEDEENTDASKRATEDLDEQYTPQSLANLRSIFEELGRMPTATGQKRGVFGDDDDEDEDAFSLRNPAYEDVAGGEEWVPVEEREETEEMVNGSHEEMDRALGEQEEAEREEMQRRANQNQEDADDDTKLVDYYLLKVLEMSDQTQKRDKTGEQRKRLIRPSIVDPRTVKELLELSLKLHVPPQDLIDMLLTEELRKLHRNPQGSARYTTGQTPKIRYFSRRLPLKSKPAPEDMDREDFLDIIGVETISNEYPVMQRPLKTSPSSDRIPVASNPAANPGPVKIPPPSGRRENLFLSELNKMPLKRQTDGGDDEDDDGDVEDEVTTYLAAKILTEYPNTITKRDTQAQLKGQFPYELYERAMKDYLGQADTDKRPVAKRETEVATEKVNPTEMQGKEEITAKTSAPQTVIEEEEGHRENTVAGM is encoded by the coding sequence ATGCTGCATTTCCACCACAAGTTGCCCGCGGGGGGAGCCGTGGTCCTGCTCGCCTTCCTCCTCCATGGATGCGCCGTGCAGGCTGCGTCTCTCCCCCGCCACTACAGGCTCCGAGGCGGGGATAGTGAGGGGCAGCCGGCTGCCTACCCACCCAGCTCCGACATGATCAAAGCCCTGGAGTACATTGAAAACCTGAAGCAGCGGAACGGGGGCCGGCCTGAACCCGTGGATTACGACGAAGTGGACAAGTTCAGGGTCCTGCTTCAGCTCGCCTCGCAGCAGGACGAGGGTCCCGGGGACCGTCAGCCTTCCCCCGGCATACAGAGGCAGGACATTACCGCTGAGCAGCTGATGAAAGCCCTGCTAAAGTCTCTCCAGGATCAGGCCGGGAAAGACGCGAAAGTCATCCCCGCATCGGCGCCCAGGAACGACCGCCGCACGCACAGGCACCGCACCAAAGACACTGAAATCCCCGAGAGCGCCGCACCGGTAGACTACGGTAATTTCCCCAGACCCCACAAGAAATACCCGCTGATGTTTGAGGACGAGGAGAATACGGACGCTTCCAAACGGGCCACAGAGGACCTGGACGAGCAGTATACACCCCAGAGCCTTGCCAATTTACGCTCCATCTTTGAAGAGCTTGGGAGGATGCCCACCGCCACCGGCCAGAAGAGAGGCGTGTTCGGGGACGACGATGACGAGGATGAGGACGCCTTTAGCCTAAGAAACCCGGCCTACGAGGATGTGGCCGGAGGAGAGGAGTGGGTCCCcgtggaggagagggaggagacggAGGAGATGGTCAACGGGAGCCATGAGGAAATGGACAGGGCGCTCGGTGAGCAGGAGGAAGCTGAGAGGGAGGAAATGCAACGCCGGGCGAACCAGAACCAAGAAGACGCTGATGATGACACTAAACTGGTAGATTACTACCTGTTGAAGGTCCTCGAGATGAGCGACCAGACGCAGAAGAGGGACAAGACCGGAGAGCAAAGAAAGAGACTGATCCGCCCCTCCATTGTGGATCCTCGGACAGTGAAGGAGTTGCTAGAGCTCTCCCTGAAGCTCCACGTCCCACCACAGGACCTTATCGACATGCTGCTCACAGAGGAGCTCAGAAAGCTCCACCGCAACCCCCAAGGCTCTGCTCGCTACACGACCGGCCAGACACCCAAGATCAGGTACTTCAGCCGCAGACTGCCGCTGAAGAGCAAGCCCGCCCCCGAGGATATGGACAGAGAGGACTTTCTGGACATCATCGGCGTGGAGACTATCAGTAACGAGTACCCGGTGATGCAGAGACCCCTGAAGACTTCTCCTTCCTCGGACAGGATCCCAGTGGCGTCCAACCCTGCCGCAAATCCAGGACCAGTTAAAATCCCCCCTCCCTCCGGGCGCAGGGAGAACCTCTTTTTATCCGAGCTCAACAAGATGCCCCTGAAACGCCAGACTGACGGCGGGGATGACGAGGATGACGACGGCGACGTGGAAGACGAGGTGACGACCTACCTGGCGGCCAAAATCCTCACAGAGTACCCCAACACCATCACCAAGAGGGACACCCAGGCGCAGCTGAAGGGACAGTTCCCATACGAGCTGTACGAGCGAGCCATGAAGGACTACTTGGGGCAAGCGGACACTGACAAAAGGCCAGTAGCCAAGAGGGAAACCGAAGTGGCCACAGAGAAAGTAAATCCCACAGAGATGCAAGGGAAAGAGGAGATCACGGCCAAGACCTCAGCTCCACAGACCGTgattgaggaagaggaggggcaCCGTGAAAACACAGTGGCAGGGATGTAG